A genomic region of Chloroflexota bacterium contains the following coding sequences:
- a CDS encoding RHS repeat-associated core domain-containing protein, with protein MPTDIGHTGQRLDASTGLMFYGARYYDSALARFVSADTVVPGAGNPQALNRYSYVLGNPLKYTDPSGHRQTCDGGDCGDPCQLDNSCTPPGDQGPPNGGGPLPPSGNPIPPGGSTTSPPVLSNGEPKETTIGASSARRRVISGQAVFSFVSGSTAQMDEVPCMVPMFCVSRLLWAPSTIQEDKLDYSLQVELLDNGDPNGSWSVRFLSEQFVGDVMVDRQIGLTTYDIFRNSEVEVARLRAVRGQNNGGGTSLLPADPTITVLRAPLQGGNGPFPCCGSPGGLNITLYSAVHNTEGSALRRSYGTLRINLR; from the coding sequence ATGCCGACCGACATCGGCCACACCGGCCAGCGGCTCGATGCCTCAACCGGCTTGATGTTCTACGGCGCGCGCTATTACGACAGTGCGCTGGCACGCTTCGTTTCTGCCGACACGGTCGTCCCCGGCGCGGGCAACCCGCAGGCGCTGAACCGGTACAGCTATGTCCTCGGAAACCCGCTGAAGTATACGGACCCGAGCGGGCACAGACAGACCTGTGATGGAGGGGATTGTGGCGATCCATGCCAGTTGGACAACTCGTGTACTCCCCCGGGCGACCAAGGTCCGCCTAACGGCGGTGGCCCGCTGCCACCGTCAGGTAACCCGATTCCACCAGGCGGTTCCACCACTTCCCCGCCCGTGCTATCCAATGGAGAGCCGAAGGAGACGACCATTGGCGCGTCATCTGCGCGGAGGCGTGTTATCAGCGGTCAAGCAGTGTTTTCCTTTGTCAGTGGATCGACCGCCCAAATGGACGAGGTGCCATGTATGGTTCCGATGTTTTGTGTCTCGCGGCTTCTTTGGGCGCCTTCAACGATTCAAGAAGACAAGTTGGATTACTCGCTTCAAGTAGAACTCCTTGACAATGGGGATCCAAATGGTAGTTGGTCGGTGCGCTTCCTTTCAGAACAGTTCGTGGGTGATGTTATGGTAGATCGGCAGATAGGACTTACAACGTACGATATCTTCAGAAATTCCGAGGTGGAAGTTGCTAGGCTCAGGGCTGTGCGCGGGCAAAATAACGGGGGAGGGACTTCGTTGCTGCCGGCGGATCCAACAATCACCGTACTTCGTGCGCCGCTACAAGGTGGCAACGGTCCATTTCCATGTTGTGGTAGTCCAGGGGGCCTAAATATCACGTTGTACTCAGCCGTGCACAATACGGAGGGCAGTGCTTTGCGGCGATCCTACGGAACCCTCCGAATCAACCTTAGGTGA
- a CDS encoding thiolase domain-containing protein, protein MRNVSIIGIGQTPVGEIWEKGLRTLAVDAIRAAMKDAHMETADALYIGNMLSGEATGQAHLGPLIADAAGLRGVEAAKIEAACGSAAYALRLAYLAVAGGMHDTVIVCGVEKMTDRAPGRMTNGLASAADGELEAAQGLSFVAINALLMQRYMYEFGWKKSDFAQFAVNAHQNAAGNPYAMFHHLVSANDFEKAKMVATPINLLDSSPMADGAAAVVITSDPLAREFADKPVRIKASTAATDSIAIAERRDILTLDAAKRSTLKAYEVAGVSPADIDLFELHDAFSIMAALSLEAAGFAERGQGVRLALTQDIGIEGKHPISTMGGLKGRGHPVGATGLYQVVEAAMQLRGEAGHNQVQDARLAMTQNIGGSGATVTTHILEAWR, encoded by the coding sequence ATGCGCAACGTATCAATTATCGGTATCGGCCAGACGCCGGTCGGCGAGATCTGGGAGAAGGGCCTTCGGACCCTCGCGGTGGACGCCATCCGCGCCGCGATGAAGGACGCCCACATGGAGACGGCCGACGCGCTCTATATCGGCAACATGCTGTCGGGCGAGGCGACCGGCCAGGCGCACCTCGGGCCGCTGATCGCCGACGCGGCGGGCTTGCGCGGCGTCGAGGCGGCCAAGATCGAGGCGGCCTGCGGCTCGGCGGCGTACGCGCTGCGGCTGGCGTACCTGGCGGTGGCGGGCGGCATGCACGATACCGTGATCGTCTGCGGCGTCGAGAAGATGACCGACCGCGCACCGGGCCGAATGACCAACGGGTTGGCCAGCGCCGCCGACGGCGAATTGGAAGCCGCGCAGGGCCTCTCGTTCGTGGCGATCAACGCACTGCTGATGCAGCGTTACATGTACGAATTCGGCTGGAAGAAGAGCGACTTCGCGCAGTTCGCCGTCAACGCGCACCAGAACGCGGCCGGCAACCCGTACGCCATGTTCCACCATCTGGTCAGCGCCAATGACTTCGAGAAGGCGAAGATGGTCGCGACGCCGATCAACCTGCTCGACTCGTCGCCGATGGCCGATGGCGCGGCAGCGGTGGTGATCACGTCCGACCCGCTGGCGCGCGAGTTCGCCGACAAGCCGGTGCGCATCAAGGCGTCGACCGCCGCGACCGACTCGATCGCCATCGCCGAGCGGCGCGACATTCTGACGCTCGACGCCGCGAAGCGCTCGACGCTCAAGGCGTACGAGGTGGCGGGCGTCTCGCCGGCCGACATCGACCTGTTCGAGCTGCACGACGCGTTCTCGATCATGGCCGCGCTGTCGCTGGAAGCGGCCGGCTTCGCGGAGCGTGGGCAGGGTGTGCGGCTGGCGCTGACCCAGGACATCGGCATCGAGGGCAAGCACCCGATCAGCACGATGGGCGGCCTGAAGGGACGCGGCCATCCGGTCGGCGCGACCGGGCTGTACCAGGTCGTCGAGGCGGCGATGCAGTTGCGCGGCGAGGCGGGGCACAACCAGGTGCAGGACGCGCGGCTGGCGATGACGCAGAACATCGGCGGCAGCGGCGCGACGGTGACGACGCACATCCTGGAAGCGTGGCGGTAG
- a CDS encoding histidine phosphatase family protein, whose translation MKRTTLYFVRHGEVYNPKDVLYARLPRFRLSERGVQEAETTARYLKRKPIKALYSSPMLRARQTAKILQNYHPQAPVHITRRLIEVKTSYQGEPRAVLQSIGWNFYDNRRHPGDEGREDILNRMLKELSLTRRRHSGQDVVWVAHGDPVIILTLWGQGRPLTDLHQYKGHTYIGHASVTAFTFEPGRELPVQVEYTDPNAKA comes from the coding sequence ATGAAACGGACGACGTTGTATTTTGTGCGGCATGGCGAGGTGTATAACCCAAAAGATGTGTTGTATGCGCGGTTGCCGCGCTTCCGGCTCAGCGAGCGCGGCGTGCAGGAAGCCGAAACGACGGCACGCTACCTGAAACGCAAGCCGATCAAGGCGCTCTACAGCAGCCCGATGCTGCGGGCGCGGCAGACGGCGAAGATTCTGCAAAACTACCACCCGCAGGCGCCGGTGCACATCACGCGGCGGCTGATCGAGGTGAAGACGTCGTACCAGGGCGAGCCGCGCGCGGTACTGCAGTCGATCGGCTGGAACTTCTACGACAATCGCCGCCATCCGGGCGACGAGGGCCGCGAGGACATCCTGAATCGGATGCTGAAGGAGCTGTCGCTGACGCGTAGGCGTCACTCGGGCCAGGACGTCGTGTGGGTGGCGCACGGCGACCCGGTCATCATCCTGACGTTGTGGGGCCAGGGGCGTCCGCTGACCGATCTGCACCAGTACAAGGGCCATACGTATATCGGTCACGCGTCGGTGACGGCGTTCACGTTCGAGCCGGGGCGCGAATTGCCCGTGCAGGTCGAATACACCGATCCGAACGCGAAGGCGTAG
- a CDS encoding hydroxymethylglutaryl-CoA reductase, degradative → MSTRLARTSRLDGFYRKSMPDRTQLITEWAVLDEVDFQSIEDGGLDLGLADKMVENAIGRYSLPLAVATNFLINGKEYLIPMVIEEPSVVAACSFAAKLARTGGGYETHADEPIMIAQVQVLNVPDLDAARARVLAAKADLIAQADAAHPNLVVRGGGTRDIEVRLLPQTAVGPMLIVHLLVDVRDAMGANIVNTAAEALAPAIEALTGGRVLLRILSNLTDRRMAGARCRIPLTELKSETLDGAAVAEGIVAAWAFADADPYRAATHNKGVMNGIDAVLLATGNDWRAIEAGAHAYAARDGRYRSMTTWGIERGANGHSGYDYLTGSIELPMAIGTVGGTTKAHPTARANLRILGVESAQELAGIIAAVGLAQNFAAIRALATEGIQKGHMRLHARKQNPKSQNPNPNGEKDQLSTSKG, encoded by the coding sequence ATGTCAACTCGATTAGCGCGAACCTCAAGGCTGGATGGCTTCTACAGGAAGTCGATGCCCGACCGTACACAACTCATTACGGAATGGGCGGTGCTGGATGAGGTTGATTTCCAGTCGATTGAGGATGGCGGGCTTGACCTCGGGCTGGCCGACAAGATGGTCGAGAACGCCATCGGGCGGTACAGCCTGCCGCTGGCGGTGGCGACCAACTTCCTCATAAACGGCAAAGAGTACCTGATCCCGATGGTGATCGAGGAGCCGTCGGTGGTGGCGGCCTGCTCGTTTGCGGCCAAGCTGGCGCGCACCGGCGGCGGCTACGAGACGCACGCCGACGAGCCGATCATGATCGCGCAGGTGCAGGTGCTGAACGTGCCCGATCTGGACGCGGCGCGGGCGCGCGTGCTGGCGGCCAAGGCCGACCTGATCGCCCAGGCCGACGCGGCGCACCCGAACCTGGTGGTGCGCGGCGGCGGTACCCGTGATATCGAGGTGCGGCTGCTGCCGCAGACGGCCGTGGGGCCGATGCTGATTGTGCATCTGCTGGTCGACGTGCGCGACGCGATGGGTGCGAACATCGTCAACACGGCGGCCGAGGCGCTGGCCCCGGCGATCGAGGCGTTGACCGGCGGGCGTGTGCTGCTGCGCATCCTCTCGAACCTGACGGACCGGCGCATGGCCGGCGCGCGCTGCCGCATCCCGCTCACCGAACTGAAGAGCGAGACGCTGGACGGTGCGGCGGTGGCCGAAGGGATCGTGGCGGCCTGGGCGTTCGCCGACGCCGACCCGTACCGGGCGGCGACGCACAACAAGGGCGTGATGAATGGCATCGACGCGGTGCTGCTGGCGACCGGCAACGACTGGCGCGCGATCGAAGCGGGCGCGCATGCATACGCCGCGCGCGACGGCCGCTACCGCTCAATGACGACCTGGGGCATCGAGCGCGGCGCGAACGGGCACAGCGGCTACGACTACCTGACCGGTTCGATTGAACTGCCGATGGCGATCGGCACGGTGGGCGGCACGACGAAGGCGCACCCGACGGCGCGGGCGAACCTGCGCATCCTGGGCGTCGAGTCGGCGCAGGAACTGGCCGGCATCATCGCGGCGGTTGGGCTGGCGCAGAACTTCGCGGCGATCCGCGCGCTGGCAACCGAGGGGATCCAGAAGGGGCACATGCGGCTGCACGCCAGAAAACAAAATCCCAAATCCCAAAACCCAAATCCCAATGGGGAAAAAGACCAACTCTCAACTTCCAAAGGCTAA
- a CDS encoding hydroxymethylglutaryl-CoA synthase, whose amino-acid sequence MKIMKPNRAVGIAGYGAYVPRFRIKAEEIARVWRGTQEALPIREKAVPGPDEDTATMSIEAARNALARAGIAAGDLRAVWVGTESKPYAVKPTSTIVAQAIGAVPNTQAGDWEFACKAGTEALQASIAFVGSGMADYAMAIGMDTAQGRPGDALEYTAAAGGAAMIVGPAEDSLAVLEASYSYVTDTPDFFRRQHAHYPEHGNRFTGEPAYFTHVTGAAERLLGDLGRTARDYAYAVFHQPNLKFPQTVAKQLGFTREQIAAGLLVGDIGNTYSGSSMIGTTAVFDIAKPGDRILFVSFGSGAGSDAFSFVMTEQVLERQDRAPSTRRYIERRKHIDYAMYARYREKYLMN is encoded by the coding sequence ATGAAAATCATGAAACCCAATCGCGCGGTCGGCATTGCCGGATACGGCGCCTATGTGCCGCGCTTCCGCATCAAGGCCGAAGAGATTGCGCGCGTCTGGCGCGGCACACAGGAAGCGCTGCCGATCCGCGAGAAAGCGGTGCCGGGTCCCGACGAGGACACGGCGACGATGAGTATTGAGGCGGCGCGCAACGCGCTGGCACGCGCGGGCATTGCGGCCGGCGACCTGCGGGCGGTCTGGGTCGGCACGGAGTCGAAGCCGTACGCCGTCAAGCCGACCTCGACGATCGTGGCGCAGGCGATAGGCGCGGTGCCGAACACGCAGGCGGGCGACTGGGAGTTCGCGTGCAAGGCGGGCACCGAGGCGCTGCAAGCCTCGATCGCGTTCGTCGGCTCGGGCATGGCCGACTACGCGATGGCGATCGGCATGGACACGGCGCAGGGGCGGCCGGGCGACGCGCTGGAGTACACGGCGGCGGCGGGCGGCGCGGCGATGATCGTCGGGCCGGCCGAGGACTCGCTGGCCGTGCTCGAAGCGTCGTACTCGTACGTCACCGACACGCCGGACTTCTTCCGCCGCCAGCACGCGCACTACCCGGAGCACGGCAACCGCTTCACCGGCGAGCCGGCCTACTTCACGCACGTCACCGGCGCGGCCGAGCGCCTGCTGGGCGACCTGGGCCGCACCGCGCGCGATTACGCCTACGCGGTGTTCCACCAGCCGAACCTGAAGTTCCCGCAGACAGTCGCCAAGCAGCTCGGCTTCACGCGCGAGCAGATTGCGGCCGGCCTGCTGGTCGGCGATATCGGCAACACCTACTCCGGCTCGTCCATGATCGGCACGACCGCCGTGTTCGACATTGCCAAGCCGGGCGACCGCATCCTGTTCGTCTCGTTCGGCTCCGGCGCGGGCAGCGACGCCTTCTCGTTCGTCATGACCGAGCAGGTGCTGGAGCGGCAGGACCGTGCGCCGAGCACGCGCCGCTACATCGAGCGCCGCAAGCATATCGACTACGCGATGTACGCGCGCTACCGCGAAAAGTACCTGATGAACTAA
- a CDS encoding DUF4173 domain-containing protein, which yields MQAANSIPTAAAAQPAETAPQWLPQAGLRLSGVVLLLGIAADVLFYKREWGLSVPLFVALLVGTMAYLFARAGEARFVRRNLWVAAPLLFFAFMVFVRDEPALTALNVLACLLLLGVLYFTLGTNPLERLTVAAYPLAVLIGSLTAPFSTFPLVGWLLARTGEHSGRGQVAIRVLVGLLLALPLVIVFGALFASADAIFAQTVRDIVRLDSLPDLFWQAVWIGFVMWICGGALVMALNRAHQAKPSPDLEKPLAAPLTLGVIEGGTVLAAVNALFVVFVGIQFTYLFGGNANIHVDGFTYAEYARRGFFELVAVAILTMGLLLGLDWLTKRASPAAARAFKALCLLLIALVLIVLVSATLRMSLYESAYGYTSLRLYTHWFMLWMGAVFVLKVVEIVADRRQVFAFGGFISLIVSLMGFNLLNPDATIAQLNVQRYFETGKLDTAYAAGMSADAAPVFMASFDEVQGVDRTALGGAMHLQMDTLYRRLENASWPSYHWGRKQAIDALLAQRERLLEYEAVYPLRRN from the coding sequence ATGCAAGCTGCCAATTCAATCCCGACCGCGGCCGCCGCACAGCCGGCGGAAACCGCGCCGCAATGGCTGCCGCAAGCGGGACTGCGCCTGTCGGGTGTGGTGCTGCTGCTCGGCATCGCCGCCGACGTGCTGTTCTACAAGCGCGAGTGGGGCCTCTCGGTGCCGCTGTTCGTCGCGCTGTTGGTCGGCACGATGGCCTATCTGTTCGCGCGCGCGGGCGAGGCGCGCTTCGTGCGGCGCAACCTGTGGGTGGCCGCGCCGCTGCTGTTCTTCGCGTTCATGGTCTTCGTGCGCGACGAGCCGGCGCTGACCGCGCTCAATGTGCTGGCTTGCCTGCTGCTGCTCGGCGTGCTCTACTTCACGCTCGGCACCAACCCGCTGGAGCGCCTGACCGTCGCGGCGTACCCGCTGGCGGTCCTGATCGGCAGCCTCACGGCGCCATTCAGCACCTTCCCGCTCGTCGGCTGGCTGCTGGCGCGCACGGGCGAGCACAGCGGGCGCGGGCAGGTTGCGATTCGTGTGCTGGTCGGGCTGCTGCTGGCGCTGCCGCTGGTGATCGTCTTCGGCGCGCTGTTCGCCTCCGCCGACGCCATCTTCGCGCAGACGGTGCGCGACATCGTGCGGCTGGATTCGCTGCCGGACCTGTTCTGGCAGGCGGTCTGGATCGGCTTCGTGATGTGGATCTGCGGCGGCGCGCTGGTGATGGCGCTGAACCGGGCGCACCAGGCGAAGCCGTCGCCCGATCTGGAGAAGCCGCTGGCCGCGCCGCTGACGCTCGGCGTCATCGAGGGCGGCACCGTGCTGGCAGCCGTGAATGCGCTGTTCGTGGTGTTCGTCGGCATCCAGTTCACCTACCTGTTCGGCGGCAACGCCAATATCCATGTGGACGGCTTCACCTACGCCGAATATGCGCGGCGCGGCTTCTTCGAGCTGGTCGCGGTTGCGATCCTGACAATGGGGCTGCTGCTCGGCCTGGACTGGTTGACGAAACGCGCCAGCCCGGCGGCCGCGCGCGCCTTCAAGGCGCTCTGCCTGCTGCTGATCGCGCTGGTGCTGATCGTGCTCGTCTCGGCGACGCTGCGCATGAGCCTGTACGAGAGCGCATACGGGTACACGAGCCTGCGGCTCTACACGCACTGGTTCATGCTCTGGATGGGCGCGGTCTTCGTCCTGAAGGTGGTGGAGATCGTCGCGGACCGGCGGCAGGTATTCGCCTTCGGCGGCTTCATCTCGCTGATCGTCTCGCTGATGGGCTTCAACCTGCTGAACCCCGACGCGACCATTGCGCAGTTGAACGTCCAGCGCTACTTCGAGACCGGCAAACTGGACACGGCGTATGCGGCGGGCATGAGCGCGGACGCCGCGCCTGTATTCATGGCGAGCTTTGACGAAGTGCAGGGTGTGGATCGGACCGCGCTGGGCGGGGCGATGCACCTGCAGATGGACACGCTGTACCGGCGTCTGGAGAATGCGTCGTGGCCGTCATACCACTGGGGCCGCAAGCAGGCGATCGACGCCCTGCTGGCGCAGCGAGAGCGCCTGCTGGAGTACGAAGCCGTCTACCCGCTCCGCCGCAATTGA
- a CDS encoding RHS repeat-associated core domain-containing protein: MLRAYRSPFDKLRASLGSVSLTTDGAGAVVSEQKFTAWGVVRAANGAMPTDVGYTGQRADASTGLMFYGARYYDAALARFVSADTIVPGAGNPQALNRYSYVLGNPLKYTDPTGHCAIADDRCLEEKQHFEMEYRLTLNGDIQIEDIINLRDAFELVAYHSSTQIVYAALKGVAIIKWADSMVLPICQRPANACQTHMTINLFAKNFAFNRYDFSAFRIFLGTIAHEFAHLWDSRTPGSESHGGIWEAMGRKTGSDWVNCDEDDCEGEHWKWRLGPEGPQIRNSWARENPWEDWARSFELWVVYDQDLLDRTYTGDQWRARQQFIATWIGKHQ, from the coding sequence ATACTTCGTGCATACCGATCACCCTTCGACAAGCTCAGGGCAAGCCTGGGCAGCGTGTCGCTGACGACAGACGGCGCAGGGGCGGTCGTGAGCGAGCAGAAGTTCACCGCCTGGGGCGTGGTGCGCGCGGCGAACGGCGCGATGCCGACGGATGTCGGATATACAGGCCAAAGAGCGGATGCGTCAACGGGCTTGATGTTCTACGGCGCACGCTATTACGACGCCGCGCTGGCACGCTTCGTCAGCGCCGACACGATCGTCCCCGGCGCGGGCAACCCGCAAGCGCTGAACCGGTACAGCTACGTCCTCGGGAACCCGCTGAAGTATACGGATCCGACGGGACATTGTGCGATCGCAGACGACCGTTGTCTTGAAGAAAAACAACATTTCGAGATGGAATACCGGCTTACATTGAACGGAGACATTCAGATCGAAGATATCATCAATCTTCGTGACGCGTTCGAACTCGTCGCATACCATTCGAGCACTCAGATCGTATACGCTGCACTGAAGGGAGTAGCTATTATCAAGTGGGCTGATTCGATGGTTTTGCCCATCTGCCAGAGACCCGCAAATGCGTGCCAAACACACATGACGATCAACCTGTTTGCCAAGAACTTTGCGTTCAACCGCTACGACTTCTCAGCGTTCAGAATCTTTTTAGGTACGATTGCCCATGAATTCGCTCACCTGTGGGATTCCCGCACACCAGGCAGTGAATCACATGGCGGCATCTGGGAAGCGATGGGTCGCAAGACGGGAAGTGATTGGGTAAACTGTGACGAAGACGACTGTGAAGGCGAGCACTGGAAGTGGAGACTAGGGCCCGAGGGCCCACAAATACGAAATAGCTGGGCACGAGAAAACCCTTGGGAGGATTGGGCCCGGTCATTTGAGCTATGGGTTGTTTACGATCAGGACCTCCTAGACCGCACCTACACAGGGGACCAGTGGCGAGCTCGGCAGCAATTCATAGCGACCTGGATTGGCAAACATCAATAG